In Tripterygium wilfordii isolate XIE 37 chromosome 15, ASM1340144v1, whole genome shotgun sequence, one DNA window encodes the following:
- the LOC119979994 gene encoding uncharacterized protein LOC119979994 produces the protein MKLFESSKLLFTILFLGFCGHALGKECTNIPTELSSHTFRYELLESHNESLKEQMFEHYHLTPTDDSVWFNLLPRKMLREEDEFEWAMMYKNIKNQGFKPAGNFLNEVSLHSVRLDPSSIHWQAQQTNLEYLLMLDVDRLVWSFRKTAGLPTRNTPYEGWEKKNCELRGHFVGHYLSASAQMWASTHNDTLKEKMFAVVSALSECQNKMGTGYLSAFPSEQFDRFEAIKPVWAPYYTIHKIFAGLLDQHTFADHPQALKMATWMAEYFYNRVQNVIAKNSVEQHYTSLNEETGGMNDVLYRLFSITGDPKHLLLAHLFDKPCFLGVLAVQADDIAHFHSNTHIPIVIGTQRRYEVTGDPLYMEVGKFFMDIVNSSHSFATGGTSISEFWREPKRLASFLQSENEESCTTYNMLKVSRHLFRWSKQMEYADYYERALTNGVLGIQRGTEPGVMIYMLPMAPGGSKDKSYHRWGTPFDSFWCCYGTGIESFSKLGDSIYFEEEGETPGLYIIQYISSSVDWTSGKIVLNQKVDPVVSWDPYLRVTFTVSANEGALQSSTLNLRIPIWSHSDGAKATVNADILELPAPGNFLTVTRKWSTDDKLTLQLPINLRTEAIKDDRDQYASLKAILYGPYLLAGHSHGDWDIKTGSATSLSDLLTPVPADYNNNLFSFSQDSGKSTFVLTNSNQTITMETSPKAGTDSSIHATFRVIVKDSTASPVSTNEVAIGKSVMLEPIDFPGFLVFSQGKDENLVVAIADSDSSKGSSVYRLVEGLDGNEGAVSLESESNKGCFVYSAESYNSGASLKLHCQSTSSKAEFSHEAASFKMSKGLSEYHSISFVAKGGERNFLLEPLLSLRDESYTVYFNIQP, from the exons TTTAGGGAAGGAGTGTACAAACATTCCCACTGAGCTATCATCACATACCTTTAGATATGAACTCCTGGAATCTCACAATGAGTCACTGAAAGAACAGATGTTTGAGCACTACCATCTAACACCAACCGATGACTCGGTTTGGTTTAATTTGCTACCAAGAAAGATGTtgagagaagaagatgaatttGAGTGGGCAATGATgtataagaatatcaagaatcAGGGCTTCAAGCCAGCAGGGAATTTCCTAAACGAAGTTTCATTGCATAGTGTTAGATTGGATCCAAGTTCGATACATTGGCAGGCACAGCAAACAAATTTGGAGTATTTGttgatgttggatgtggatagGTTGGTTTGGAGCTTTAGGAAGACAGCAGGACTGCCAACACGAAACACACCTTATGAGGGATGGGAGAAAAAGAATTGTGAGCTTCGCGGTCATTTTGTAG GGCATTACTTGAGTGCATCAGCACAAATGTGGGCTAGCACTCATAATGATACTCTTAAAGAGAAAATGTTTGCAGTAGTCTCCGCTCTTTCTGAATGCCAGAATAAGATGGGCACTGGATACCTTTCTGCTTTTCCATCCGAGCAATTTGACCGTTTTGAAGCTATAAAACCTGTCTGGGCTCCATATTACACCATTCACAAG ATATTTGCTGGTCTATTGGATCAGCATACATTTGCTGATCATCCTCAAGCTTTAAAAATGGCAACTTGGATGGCTGAGTACTTCTACAATCGCGTTCAGAATGTTATAGCAAAGAACAGTGTGGAACAACACTATACGTCGCTCAATGAAGAAACTGGCGGCATGAATGATGTCCTTTACAGGTTATTCAGCATAACG GGGGATCCGAAACATTTACTGTTGGCGCACCTTTTCGATAAACCGTGCTTTCTTGGAGTGCTTGCAGTACAG GCTGATGACATAGCTCATTTCCACTCCAATACACATATCCCAATTGTGATAGGAACGCAAAGGCGTTATGAAGTCACTGGCGATCCACTTTATATG GAAGTGGGGAAATTCTTCATGGACATCGTGAACTCCTCTCACAGCTTCGCTACGGGAGGGACGTCAATCAGCGAGTTCTG GCGGGAACCAAAGCGATTGGCAAGCTTTCTACAGTCAGAGAATGAAGAATCATGCACGACTTATAACATGCTGAAG GTGTCTCGCCACCTTTTTAGATGGTCCAAACAAATGGAATATGCAGATTATTATGAGCGTGCTCTGACCAACGGAGTTCTAGGAATACAAAGAGGGACAGAGCCTGGAGTTATGATTTACATGCTTCCAATGGCTCCTGGAGGTTCCAAGGACAAAAGCTACCATCGATGGGGAACCCCGTTTGATTCTTTTTGGTGCTGCTATGGTACAG GAATTGAATCATTCTCAAAGTTGGGGGATTCCATATATTTTGAAGAGGAAGGAGAAACTCCAGGCCTTTACATCATCCAGTATATTTCGAGCTCAGTTGATTGGACCTCTGGAAAGATTGTGCTTAATCAGAAAGTTGATCCTGTTGTTTCCTGGGATCCTTACCTTCGGGTAACATTTACAGTTTCCGCAAACGAG GGGGCTCTCCAATCATCAACATTGAATCTCAGAATACCAATTTGGTCACACTCAGATGGTGCGAAGGCAACAGTAAATGCTGACATTTTGGAACTTCCAGCACCAG GTAACTTCCTGACAGTCACTAGAAAATGGAGCACGGACGACAAACTAACTCTTCAGCTTCCCATTAATTTGAGAACAGAAGCTATTAAAG ATGACCGTGATCAGTATGCTTCACTTAAAGCAATACTCTATGGCCCTTATCTCCTTGCGGGTCATAGCCACGGTGACTGGGATATCAAAACTGGTTCAGCTACCTCTCTTTCTGACTTGTTAACTCCCGTCCCTGCCGATTACAACAacaatttgttttctttctcccAAGACTCTGGAAAATCAACTTTTGTCTTAACAAACTCAAACCAAACCATTACGATGGAAACATCTCCTAAAGCTGGCACAGATTCTTCCATACATGCCACTTTCAGAGTCATTGTAAAGGACTCAACTGCCTCGCCAGTTTCAACAAACGAAGTTGCCATTGGAAAATCTGTCATGCTAGAACCTATAGATTTTCCGGGATTCCTCGTATTCTCGCAAGGGAAAGATGAGAACCTTGTGGTTGCAATTGCAGACTCGGATAGTAGCAAGGGCTCTTCTGTTTACCGGTTGGTTGAAGGCTTGGATGGAAACGAGGGAGCTGTATCCTTGGAATCAGAAAGCAATAAAGGATGCTTTGTATATAGTGCTGAGAGTTATAACTCGGGCGCAAGCTTGAAGCTTCACTGCCAATCAACGTCATCGAAGGCCGAATTTAGTCACGAAGCAGCCAGCTTTAAAATGAGTAAAGGCTTGAGTGAGTATCACAGTATCAGCTTTGTGGCAAAAGGTGGAGAGAGAAACTTTCTCCTGGAGCCATTACTGTCTTTGAGGGATGAATCTTATACTGTGTATTTCAACATTCAGCCATAG